A window of the Desulforapulum autotrophicum HRM2 genome harbors these coding sequences:
- the proC gene encoding pyrroline-5-carboxylate reductase → MLSDQKIGFIGSGNMGEALISGLVLSKVSLPENIICSDVRQDQLDAIQAKYGIATTTENLEVIERSDIVVYATKPQILHTVFKETAKALDMSKLIISIAAGVPLAAIESCLQKKLRLIRVMPNICAFVRESATAIAAGKNVLKGDVELAKAVFDSVGKSVFIQENVLMDAFTGLSGSGPAYIFMIIDAMADAGVKMGLSRKDSLFLSTQTVLGAAKLLLESKEHPGQLKDRVTSPGGTAIAGIHTLEQGGLRTTMINAVEAASKRSTELGELMIKNFAKNNEEE, encoded by the coding sequence ATGCTGAGTGACCAGAAAATTGGCTTTATTGGATCCGGCAACATGGGGGAGGCCCTTATCAGCGGCCTTGTTCTTTCAAAGGTATCTTTACCTGAAAATATCATCTGCTCGGATGTAAGGCAGGATCAGCTCGATGCGATCCAGGCCAAATACGGCATTGCCACCACCACAGAGAATCTTGAGGTAATTGAAAGATCCGACATTGTTGTCTACGCAACAAAACCCCAGATTCTCCATACGGTTTTCAAGGAAACGGCAAAGGCCCTTGACATGTCCAAGCTCATCATCTCCATTGCCGCAGGGGTCCCCCTTGCCGCCATTGAATCCTGCCTTCAAAAGAAATTACGGCTGATCCGGGTGATGCCCAACATCTGCGCCTTTGTAAGGGAGAGTGCCACTGCAATTGCGGCTGGAAAGAACGTTCTCAAGGGGGATGTGGAGCTTGCAAAGGCAGTGTTTGACTCTGTGGGAAAAAGCGTTTTTATCCAGGAAAACGTTTTAATGGACGCCTTTACCGGATTGAGCGGAAGTGGGCCTGCCTATATCTTCATGATCATAGATGCCATGGCCGATGCAGGGGTAAAAATGGGGCTGTCCAGAAAAGACTCCCTGTTTTTGTCTACCCAGACCGTTCTGGGTGCGGCAAAGCTCCTTCTGGAATCCAAAGAACATCCGGGCCAGCTCAAGGACAGGGTCACCTCTCCGGGTGGAACGGCCATTGCCGGAATTCACACCCTGGAACAGGGAGGGCTCAGGACCACAATGATCAATGCAGTGGAGGCCGCATCCAAACGATCCACCGAGCTTGGCGAGCTAATGATCAAAAACTTTGCAAAAAACAACGAAGAGGAATAA
- a CDS encoding DVU0298 family protein has protein sequence MSGLRKLKNEVYTLLARDDGKSFPDEILGYNLKRVVNPLISYIQSCDEHIRARAVVSLGQVVATLADRDMESARVVMRRLMWSLNDESGGIGWGAPESMGEIMAVHGGLAREFHRILISYVDSEGNYLEYEPLRQGAVKGLKRLFAAQPLIMAPYTHLLGTF, from the coding sequence TTGAGTGGATTGAGGAAACTTAAAAATGAGGTATACACACTGCTTGCCAGGGATGATGGCAAATCATTTCCTGATGAGATTCTCGGGTATAACCTCAAAAGGGTTGTAAATCCGTTGATCTCCTATATCCAGAGCTGTGATGAGCATATCCGTGCAAGGGCCGTTGTCTCCCTGGGACAGGTGGTGGCAACCCTTGCCGATCGGGACATGGAGTCTGCAAGGGTTGTAATGAGACGACTCATGTGGAGTCTAAATGATGAGTCCGGTGGCATTGGTTGGGGCGCCCCTGAATCCATGGGGGAGATCATGGCCGTCCATGGCGGGCTTGCCCGGGAGTTCCACAGGATTCTTATTTCCTATGTGGATTCCGAGGGTAATTATCTGGAATACGAGCCCCTGCGTCAGGGGGCGGTCAAGGGGCTTAAGCGTTTGTTCGCTGCACAGCCCCTGATCATGGCACCTTACACCCACCTGCTTGGCACCTTTTGA
- a CDS encoding ferredoxin: protein MQKKLEIDLSECVLCDICVELCPHVFRKNDANYIELVESDSYPEEDINDIIRSCRGHCIEWIEET from the coding sequence ATGCAGAAAAAACTTGAAATTGATTTGAGTGAATGCGTGCTTTGTGACATCTGCGTTGAGCTTTGTCCCCATGTGTTCAGGAAAAACGATGCGAACTATATTGAGCTTGTAGAAAGTGACTCATATCCTGAAGAGGATATCAACGATATTATCAGAAGCTGCAGGGGGCATTGTATTGAGTGGATTGAGGAAACTTAA
- a CDS encoding cytochrome ubiquinol oxidase subunit I, producing MDPVFLSRLQFAVATMFHFLFVPLTLGLSIIIAYMETKYARTGDTTYLRMTKFWGKLFLINFAVGVVTGITLEFQFGTNWSRYSEYVGDVFGSLLAIEPTMAFFLESTFIGIWVFGWKRLSAKAHAAVMWMVAIAGNFSAVWILTANGFMQHPVGYTIRNGRAEMTDFLALVFNKFALLEIVHMIPSALVLGAFFIMGISAYHLLKKQHVDLFTRSFKIALVIGLVSSLAVAFTGDLHAVHVSEVQPAKLAAMESHWETQTQAPIVLFAIPDEAAGKNAWEFGSIPGILSFMAFHDFNASVKGLADFPEEERPPVLLTFMGFRIMVGLGTLFILLTLVGFMKRNRLMESPGYLKIMMWAIPLPYIAIEMGWMVAEVGRQPWIVYGLMKTSQAASPIAGYQVMISLIAFILVYGLLGAVGFYLMAKKAIQGPEPETVQQ from the coding sequence ATGGATCCAGTTTTTCTATCAAGGCTTCAGTTCGCCGTTGCAACAATGTTCCATTTCCTGTTTGTTCCCCTGACCCTGGGGCTTTCCATCATTATTGCCTATATGGAAACAAAGTATGCCAGGACAGGAGACACCACCTACCTAAGAATGACTAAATTCTGGGGTAAACTCTTTCTCATCAACTTTGCCGTGGGCGTTGTCACAGGAATCACCCTGGAATTCCAGTTCGGAACCAACTGGTCCAGGTATTCCGAATATGTGGGCGACGTGTTTGGCTCTCTTCTGGCCATTGAGCCCACGATGGCTTTTTTCCTTGAGTCTACCTTTATCGGCATCTGGGTCTTTGGATGGAAAAGACTTTCAGCCAAGGCCCATGCAGCCGTCATGTGGATGGTTGCCATTGCAGGCAACTTTTCGGCCGTGTGGATTCTTACGGCCAATGGGTTCATGCAGCATCCGGTGGGCTACACCATCCGCAACGGCCGGGCTGAGATGACCGACTTTCTGGCCCTTGTTTTCAACAAATTCGCCCTGCTTGAAATTGTCCACATGATCCCTTCGGCCCTGGTTCTCGGGGCATTTTTCATCATGGGTATCTCCGCCTATCACCTGTTAAAGAAACAGCATGTGGATCTGTTTACCCGGTCGTTTAAGATCGCCCTGGTGATCGGACTTGTCTCGTCCCTGGCCGTTGCCTTTACAGGAGATCTCCACGCGGTGCATGTGAGTGAGGTCCAACCGGCAAAACTTGCGGCCATGGAGTCCCACTGGGAGACCCAGACCCAGGCACCCATTGTTCTCTTTGCCATTCCCGATGAGGCGGCCGGTAAAAATGCCTGGGAATTTGGCTCCATCCCGGGTATTTTAAGCTTCATGGCTTTCCACGATTTCAACGCATCAGTCAAGGGGCTTGCCGACTTTCCAGAGGAAGAGCGTCCCCCGGTCCTGCTCACATTTATGGGATTCAGAATCATGGTAGGCCTTGGCACCCTCTTTATTCTGCTCACCCTTGTGGGGTTCATGAAACGCAACCGCCTCATGGAATCCCCGGGTTATCTCAAAATCATGATGTGGGCCATCCCCCTTCCCTACATTGCCATTGAGATGGGATGGATGGTGGCCGAAGTCGGTCGTCAGCCCTGGATCGTCTACGGATTGATGAAAACCTCCCAGGCGGCATCCCCCATTGCAGGCTACCAGGTAATGATCTCCCTTATCGCCTTTATTCTTGTTTATGGTCTTCTTGGGGCTGTCGGGTTCTACCTGATGGCAAAAAAGGCCATACAGGGTCCTGAGCCGGAAACCGTTCAGCAATAA
- the cydB gene encoding cytochrome d ubiquinol oxidase subunit II yields MELQTTWFILWGLLWAIFFMTDGFDFGVGTLYPFLGKSDIDRRMMINSVGPLWDGNEVWLITAGGVTFAAFPKVYAVMFSTLYAPLLLILFALILRGVAFEFRGQIHSEGWKRIWDACIFIGSAAPALLFGVAFANIFRGIPFDANGLYHGNLLMLLNPYGILGGALFLVLFMLHGANWLAIKTTGDLHDRSVATAGKLWLAVVPLAVLFLVASFFATSLYDNYFKYPALFLVIIVTVAALLGVRYFIAKQYFFRAWFASAVTIVGATFFGIAGLFPTLYPSLNNPGASLTAFNASSSPLTLKIMLTVVLIFLPLVIAYQIWAYNLFKGKLTKHDLEY; encoded by the coding sequence ATGGAATTGCAAACAACCTGGTTTATCCTATGGGGCCTTTTGTGGGCGATCTTCTTCATGACAGACGGGTTTGACTTTGGCGTGGGAACCCTGTACCCCTTTCTTGGAAAATCCGACATTGACCGGCGTATGATGATCAACTCGGTCGGCCCCCTGTGGGACGGAAACGAGGTATGGCTCATAACGGCAGGGGGTGTCACCTTTGCCGCCTTTCCCAAGGTGTATGCCGTCATGTTTTCCACCCTTTACGCACCGCTGCTGCTCATTCTCTTTGCCCTGATCCTGAGGGGGGTGGCCTTTGAATTCAGGGGGCAGATCCACTCGGAAGGCTGGAAACGGATCTGGGACGCCTGTATCTTCATTGGCAGCGCAGCTCCAGCCCTTTTGTTCGGGGTGGCCTTTGCCAATATTTTCAGGGGAATCCCCTTTGATGCCAATGGCCTGTACCATGGAAATCTTCTCATGCTCCTCAACCCTTACGGGATTCTTGGGGGCGCCCTTTTCCTGGTACTTTTTATGCTCCACGGGGCCAACTGGCTTGCCATTAAAACAACGGGAGATCTCCATGATCGGTCCGTTGCAACGGCCGGAAAACTCTGGCTTGCAGTTGTTCCCCTGGCCGTTCTCTTTCTTGTGGCAAGTTTTTTTGCAACCTCACTCTATGACAACTACTTCAAATATCCGGCCCTCTTCCTCGTGATTATTGTTACCGTTGCAGCCCTTCTGGGTGTTCGGTATTTTATTGCTAAACAATATTTTTTCAGGGCGTGGTTTGCATCTGCCGTCACCATCGTGGGAGCCACTTTTTTCGGAATCGCAGGGCTTTTTCCAACACTTTACCCCTCGCTGAACAATCCCGGGGCAAGCCTTACAGCCTTTAATGCATCCTCAAGCCCCTTGACCCTTAAGATAATGCTCACGGTGGTATTGATTTTTCTGCCCCTGGTCATTGCCTACCAGATCTGGGCCTACAACCTGTTCAAGGGAAAATTGACGAAGCATGATCTTGAGTATTGA
- a CDS encoding YgaP family membrane protein, translating to MNIDKMVFAITGALILVTIIFAVSHSLYWLWVTAFIGANLFQASFTGFCPLAIFLKAAGVKSGNAF from the coding sequence ATGAATATTGACAAAATGGTTTTTGCCATTACCGGAGCCCTGATACTGGTCACCATTATTTTTGCCGTCTCCCACAGCCTCTACTGGCTGTGGGTTACGGCCTTTATCGGAGCCAACCTTTTCCAGGCGTCATTTACCGGTTTTTGTCCCCTTGCCATCTTTTTAAAAGCTGCAGGGGTTAAATCTGGAAACGCTTTTTAA
- the rd gene encoding rubredoxin produces the protein MDKYVCDLCGYVYDPANGDADNGIDPGTSFADLPADWVCPVCGAGKEDFSKEG, from the coding sequence ATGGACAAGTATGTATGCGATCTATGCGGTTATGTGTATGACCCGGCAAACGGAGATGCGGACAATGGGATTGATCCGGGAACAAGCTTTGCCGATCTTCCGGCAGACTGGGTCTGCCCTGTTTGCGGTGCAGGAAAAGAAGATTTTTCCAAGGAAGGATAA
- a CDS encoding ferritin-like domain-containing protein, which produces MDVSTFEEIVDMAIANEIEAWEFYQAAAAKIKDPYLKKMFQGFAKEEKGHEQLLRNILTKKTMVLNFNETIDYKVAETIDEPRLSLDMKPADAIALAMKKEERAMKGYTQLAEACSDDGQKKVFVDLAAMERGHKLALEQMFVDVGYPEVW; this is translated from the coding sequence ATGGATGTAAGTACTTTTGAAGAAATTGTGGACATGGCCATTGCCAACGAGATCGAAGCCTGGGAATTTTACCAGGCAGCCGCAGCAAAGATCAAGGATCCCTATCTCAAGAAAATGTTCCAGGGTTTTGCAAAGGAAGAAAAGGGCCATGAACAACTTCTTAGAAATATTTTGACGAAAAAAACCATGGTGCTTAATTTTAATGAAACCATTGATTATAAGGTGGCTGAAACCATTGACGAGCCCAGGCTCTCCCTGGATATGAAACCTGCCGACGCCATTGCCCTTGCCATGAAAAAGGAAGAGAGAGCCATGAAGGGGTACACCCAGCTTGCAGAGGCGTGTTCGGATGATGGTCAGAAAAAGGTGTTTGTTGATCTTGCCGCCATGGAACGGGGCCACAAGTTGGCACTTGAGCAGATGTTTGTGGATGTCGGCTATCCTGAGGTGTGGTAA
- a CDS encoding 2-oxoacid:acceptor oxidoreductase family protein: MDEFNVYMIGVGGQGIGLLSELVTRAVDHAGLKVKGVDTHGLAQRGGIVVSHLRVGNRVYSPMIPLGRADIVVALERNEALRGVKTAAKKGGTLVYYDAEWQPLGVRLGTAEPVGTVDIEKACAQKDVTVYRIHDPCLNNPKMQNIMVLSAIVRYALIPGVDHQTAGRAMADLMGRKMLEENMVLFNLQTQGG; encoded by the coding sequence ATGGATGAATTCAACGTCTACATGATCGGGGTGGGGGGCCAGGGCATCGGACTCTTGAGTGAGCTTGTCACCCGGGCCGTTGACCATGCCGGGTTGAAGGTCAAGGGGGTTGACACCCATGGTCTTGCCCAGCGGGGAGGGATTGTGGTTTCCCATCTCAGGGTGGGCAATCGTGTCTATTCGCCCATGATCCCATTGGGAAGGGCTGATATTGTTGTTGCCCTTGAACGTAATGAAGCGTTGCGGGGGGTGAAGACCGCCGCTAAAAAAGGGGGGACCCTGGTCTACTATGATGCCGAGTGGCAGCCGCTTGGGGTTCGCCTGGGCACGGCAGAACCCGTGGGGACAGTGGATATTGAAAAGGCTTGCGCACAAAAGGATGTCACGGTATACAGGATTCATGATCCCTGTCTGAACAATCCAAAGATGCAGAATATTATGGTGCTGTCTGCCATTGTAAGGTACGCTCTGATTCCCGGTGTGGATCATCAAACGGCCGGCCGGGCCATGGCGGATCTCATGGGCAGAAAGATGCTCGAGGAAAATATGGTTCTTTTTAACTTGCAGACACAGGGGGGTTGA
- a CDS encoding thiamine pyrophosphate-dependent enzyme, with protein MKPMGEMLVQQNAFDEIVMGNTALVRAMVESGTRVVTSYPGSPTPEIATAIQSIPPDQRPFYFEFSINEKVACEVAYGAAINGHFSTVFFKSVGMNVASDTFIQLNLMNIIGGMVIVLGDDPGANSSQNEQDNRHFARMGYTPVLEPANPQEVYTFYREAAALSTKYHMPVILRLTTHVCHAREKVAFGPYTPGRFDDTPRFDVENGPYIPLTTTVAPKKKRALEKLADVEKVGEKSPLNRLIDNNNQRFGIITMGLPFLSLMDVLETADTKPDILKLGFVYPVPRKLVENFIARHREVQVLEELDDILEKDVKAIAFDAGVGTKIYGKETLDDWIGEYTADRVYEILKRRWPDTLPETGAQGQGAVGVPEIIVPDRPAQMCPGCGHRSAFYAIKKAVETTDITVGDIGCHTLGFLPPYEMGQLLMCMGASPGIGSGLSLFNRSRRVVAFMGDSTFFHAGLPGITNAVFNNHNITLILMENGTTAMTGHQDNPATDRTLGGVSGKISIKAVLQALGVKHVYEVDTYLQDQLTDLVKQAMTDDGFSVVIARHPCMLKFTREQRRNKNKDRPGVTIDTSVCKRHHVCIAEFGCPSFTRNPDKSIGVNSDLCIGDRSCVQTCPVSAIVPRKSAIGTEPSPQGGHE; from the coding sequence ATGAAGCCCATGGGAGAGATGCTGGTTCAACAAAACGCCTTTGATGAAATCGTCATGGGTAATACCGCCCTGGTCAGGGCCATGGTGGAATCCGGAACCCGTGTCGTAACTTCCTACCCAGGGTCCCCCACACCTGAAATCGCAACGGCCATTCAATCGATTCCGCCAGATCAACGACCGTTTTATTTTGAGTTTTCCATAAATGAGAAGGTGGCCTGTGAGGTGGCCTATGGGGCTGCAATCAACGGCCATTTTTCAACGGTGTTCTTTAAGAGCGTTGGAATGAACGTTGCCTCTGACACCTTTATTCAGCTCAACCTCATGAATATTATCGGGGGTATGGTCATTGTCCTTGGCGATGATCCCGGGGCAAATTCCTCCCAGAACGAACAGGACAACCGTCATTTTGCCCGTATGGGCTATACCCCTGTGCTTGAACCCGCCAATCCCCAGGAGGTGTACACCTTTTACAGGGAAGCTGCAGCCCTGTCCACGAAGTATCATATGCCGGTAATCCTGCGGTTGACCACCCATGTCTGCCACGCCAGGGAAAAGGTTGCCTTTGGCCCATACACCCCGGGGCGCTTTGATGATACGCCCCGGTTTGACGTTGAAAACGGCCCCTATATCCCATTGACGACAACCGTTGCCCCTAAGAAAAAGCGAGCCCTTGAAAAACTGGCTGATGTTGAAAAGGTGGGGGAAAAGAGCCCCCTTAACCGATTGATTGACAACAACAATCAACGGTTTGGCATCATCACCATGGGGCTTCCCTTTTTGTCCCTCATGGACGTGCTTGAAACCGCAGACACAAAACCCGATATCCTGAAACTTGGTTTTGTATACCCTGTTCCCCGAAAGCTTGTGGAAAATTTTATTGCCCGGCACAGGGAGGTTCAGGTGCTTGAGGAACTCGATGACATCCTGGAAAAAGATGTCAAAGCAATAGCCTTTGATGCAGGCGTTGGCACTAAAATTTATGGCAAAGAAACTTTGGACGACTGGATCGGTGAGTACACGGCCGACAGAGTGTACGAGATTTTGAAACGGCGGTGGCCGGACACGCTTCCCGAAACAGGCGCTCAGGGTCAGGGGGCGGTGGGTGTCCCGGAAATCATTGTTCCAGATCGTCCGGCACAGATGTGTCCCGGATGCGGACACCGCAGTGCATTTTATGCCATAAAAAAGGCCGTTGAGACAACGGACATAACCGTAGGGGATATCGGCTGCCACACCCTTGGATTCCTTCCCCCCTATGAAATGGGACAGCTGCTCATGTGCATGGGTGCATCCCCTGGAATTGGGTCTGGACTCTCCCTTTTTAACCGGTCCCGAAGGGTGGTCGCCTTTATGGGTGACTCTACCTTTTTCCATGCCGGGCTACCCGGGATCACCAACGCGGTTTTTAATAACCACAATATTACGCTTATACTCATGGAAAACGGCACAACGGCCATGACCGGCCATCAGGACAACCCTGCAACGGATAGGACCCTCGGCGGGGTGAGTGGGAAAATATCCATCAAAGCGGTGCTTCAGGCGCTTGGAGTCAAGCACGTGTATGAGGTTGACACCTATCTCCAGGATCAGCTGACCGACCTGGTTAAACAGGCCATGACCGATGATGGGTTCAGCGTGGTGATCGCACGCCATCCGTGCATGCTCAAATTTACCCGTGAACAGCGCAGGAATAAGAACAAGGACAGACCCGGGGTGACCATTGACACCAGTGTCTGCAAACGCCATCATGTCTGTATTGCCGAATTTGGATGTCCCTCTTTCACCCGAAATCCGGATAAATCCATCGGGGTAAATTCCGATCTTTGCATCGGGGACAGATCCTGTGTCCAGACCTGTCCTGTGTCAGCCATTGTCCCCCGAAAGTCCGCCATTGGTACTGAACCCTCACCGCAAGGAGGGCATGAATAA
- a CDS encoding DVU0772 family protein — MNLNDIKKNLNVLNAVDWDMTPEEAIALHLEWGPLRDLSYYNSRDNNNETVYFVMNTWKNPPIITLVRRRGFDSEELASFRLPQGLEEQVIRSEGKHKGVYAVEGEVREWLKKELAA, encoded by the coding sequence ATGAATCTCAACGATATTAAAAAAAATCTGAACGTCCTGAATGCAGTAGACTGGGATATGACGCCCGAAGAGGCCATCGCCCTTCACCTTGAATGGGGACCACTGCGGGATCTTTCTTACTATAATTCCAGGGATAACAATAATGAGACCGTCTATTTTGTAATGAATACCTGGAAAAATCCGCCGATCATCACCCTGGTCAGGAGAAGGGGGTTTGATTCCGAGGAACTTGCCAGCTTCAGGCTTCCCCAGGGGCTTGAAGAGCAGGTGATTCGCTCTGAGGGAAAGCACAAGGGGGTCTATGCCGTTGAAGGAGAGGTGAGGGAGTGGCTCAAAAAGGAGCTTGCCGCATAA